Proteins from a genomic interval of Gossypium hirsutum isolate 1008001.06 chromosome A09, Gossypium_hirsutum_v2.1, whole genome shotgun sequence:
- the LOC107936268 gene encoding probable WRKY transcription factor 75: MENCQMFFPISSSPSEANMAPNSCQAFNSFHGHSSNGLLLDWKSSSSRSAENCFIQKPEIEKTDNQMMKSSSVGKQKEKKKRKQRYAFETRSQVDVLDDGYRWRKYGQKAVKDNKFPRSYYRCTHQGCNVKKQVQRLTKDESVVVTTYEGMHTHPSHKPTDNFEHILNQMHIYKPF, encoded by the exons ATGGAAAATTGTCAAATGTTTTTCCCTATTTCTTCATCCCCATCAGAAGCAAACATGGCACCTAATAGTTGTCAAGCTTTTAACAGTTTTCATGGGCATAGCTCAAATGGGTTGTTGTTGGATTGGAAGAGTAGCAGTAGTAGAAGTGCAGAAAACTGCTTCATCCAGAAACCAGAAATTGAAAAAACTGATAATCAGATGATGAAATCATCATCAGTTGGtaaacaaaaggaaaagaagaagaggaaacaAAGATATGCGTTTGAAACGAGGAGTCAAGTTGATGTACTTGATGATGGATATCGTTGGAGGAAATATGGGCAAAAAGCTGTTAAGGACAACAAATTCCCAag AAGCTACTATCGGTGCACACATCAAGGATGCAACGTAAAGAAGCAAGTCCAACGTCTAACCAAAGATGAAAGTGTGGTTGTGACGACTTATGAAGGCATGCACACTCATCCCAGTCACAAACCTACTGATAACTTTGAACACATCTTGAATCAGATGCATATCTATAAACCCTTTTGA